From the genome of Rhizobium sp. NXC24, one region includes:
- a CDS encoding ABC transporter permease, which translates to MSNPSYDATGTGFCRKLLASGRVRRAAVATFLLLAIAYLGPLFAPHEPSDIVGIPFDVAGVGVWLGTDYLGQDIFSRILCGGRSVVWMSTLASLIAIVFGAALGLFAAYAGGLVDTAVGWFNDILLAFPLIVLVILFLSMLGHDPSLIVVVVAIGWLPTVTRLSRGVALSVIHQEYVAWAELVGMPRYKILLKEVLPNVTTPLIVQFGALLTWSIGIIAGLSFLGFGIQPPNADWGLMVNENRSGLMIAPWGTIAPIAMIAFFALAVNSLTDAVSDILGIGDVL; encoded by the coding sequence GCTGTGGCGACGTTTCTGTTGCTGGCGATCGCATATCTCGGACCTTTGTTCGCACCCCACGAGCCATCTGATATTGTCGGAATACCCTTCGACGTGGCAGGCGTCGGTGTCTGGCTCGGGACCGACTACCTCGGGCAAGACATATTCTCGCGAATTCTGTGCGGAGGCCGGTCGGTTGTCTGGATGTCCACGCTGGCAAGCCTCATCGCGATCGTCTTCGGTGCCGCCCTCGGCTTGTTCGCGGCCTATGCAGGCGGGCTCGTCGACACGGCAGTTGGCTGGTTTAACGACATTCTGCTGGCGTTTCCCTTGATCGTCCTCGTCATATTGTTTCTGTCCATGCTCGGCCACGATCCGTCGTTGATCGTCGTGGTCGTCGCCATAGGCTGGCTTCCGACGGTGACGCGGCTTAGCCGCGGCGTGGCGCTGTCTGTCATCCATCAGGAATATGTCGCCTGGGCGGAGCTCGTGGGGATGCCTCGCTACAAAATTCTGCTCAAGGAAGTCCTGCCCAACGTCACAACGCCGCTGATCGTCCAATTCGGAGCGCTCCTGACCTGGTCCATCGGCATCATCGCGGGATTGAGCTTCCTCGGTTTCGGCATTCAGCCGCCGAATGCCGATTGGGGCCTGATGGTCAACGAGAACCGAAGCGGCCTGATGATCGCCCCGTGGGGAACTATCGCACCGATCGCAATGATCGCCTTCTTCGCGCTGGCAGTGAATTCACTGACGGATGCCGTCAGCGACATACTCGGTATCGGAGACGTGCTGTGA
- a CDS encoding SMP-30/gluconolactonase/LRE family protein, producing the protein MTAVVEIEILAEGLGHPEGPDVLRDGGILFVEADSGRVCVWYPDRAVVTLAATGGAPYGSTLGSDGWIYVTQSGANYGGHALPRPQMPSIQRISPDGAVVQSVCSASNGEPYFAPNDLVWGRDGRLYFTDSGLWEPDNPTQSSAIHAVSADGLAEKIIDLGPVFANGIGCEADGSIIWLESYTRVIGRLRPDGRREVVARLPAGQTPEGVAIDSEGNLWITTFEAGLVAVLSRDGRTLREIEVGGVPVNCTFVDDWLYVTDFGSPVDPGDEDSLRPGRLLRMRVDAKGMPMTRGFMRL; encoded by the coding sequence GTGACAGCGGTCGTGGAAATCGAAATTCTGGCTGAGGGCCTTGGCCATCCGGAAGGTCCCGATGTCTTGCGGGATGGCGGTATCCTGTTCGTCGAGGCCGATAGCGGCCGGGTTTGCGTATGGTATCCGGATCGAGCCGTTGTAACGCTTGCCGCCACAGGTGGCGCTCCCTACGGCTCCACGCTCGGCTCCGACGGTTGGATCTATGTCACCCAAAGTGGAGCCAATTACGGCGGCCATGCCCTTCCGCGGCCGCAGATGCCTTCGATACAACGAATTTCGCCGGATGGCGCTGTCGTGCAGTCGGTTTGCTCGGCATCAAATGGCGAGCCATATTTCGCACCCAACGATCTGGTCTGGGGACGGGACGGACGGTTGTATTTCACCGATTCCGGCCTCTGGGAACCGGACAATCCGACACAATCGAGCGCCATCCACGCCGTAAGCGCGGATGGCTTGGCCGAGAAGATCATTGATCTCGGACCTGTTTTCGCAAACGGCATCGGCTGCGAAGCGGACGGGTCGATCATCTGGCTCGAATCCTACACGAGGGTGATCGGACGATTGCGTCCCGATGGCCGACGCGAAGTCGTCGCTCGCCTGCCCGCCGGCCAGACCCCCGAGGGTGTTGCCATCGATAGCGAGGGAAATCTCTGGATCACGACGTTCGAAGCAGGGCTTGTCGCGGTCCTTTCGCGCGACGGCAGGACGCTCAGGGAAATCGAAGTCGGCGGCGTACCCGTCAATTGCACGTTTGTCGATGACTGGCTCTACGTTACCGATTTCGGATCGCCGGTCGATCCCGGCGATGAGGACTCGCTGCGACCGGGCCGCTTACTTCGCATGCGCGTCGATGCCAAGGGCATGCCGATGACGCGCGGCTTCATGAGGTTATGA
- a CDS encoding SMP-30/gluconolactonase/LRE family protein: MSDQNTVHILERNFGEMPQGGDTLKDGRFLTVDVMTGEIVAYSLRSGREVISRVTSGPIAILRGSDDAFYLAHTGGVLGNFWAADDQIAPCIQKISPGQDQAETILTEVAGVPLVSPHDIAFGPDGRLYVADSHIWEWEKENRKGEGRIFAINPDGSAELLVNTGCTFPCGLVVEADGAVVWTEAYSDRVRRLRKDGRIEDVIQLPEGHTPHGIRVGEDGTLWIASFGSSSIDEVAPDGSSLISHPVPGHPMHLAFDGDGLLIAAFRAADADNMVGQLLRLHTGRLGASTARGAITLQ, translated from the coding sequence ATGAGCGATCAAAACACGGTTCATATCCTGGAGCGGAACTTCGGTGAGATGCCGCAGGGCGGCGACACCCTGAAAGATGGACGCTTCCTCACGGTCGACGTAATGACTGGCGAGATCGTCGCTTATTCGCTGCGGAGTGGGCGGGAGGTTATTTCCAGGGTCACAAGTGGCCCGATTGCCATCCTTCGCGGTAGCGACGACGCATTCTATCTCGCCCATACGGGCGGTGTCCTCGGCAATTTCTGGGCGGCGGATGACCAGATCGCACCCTGCATACAGAAGATATCGCCTGGTCAGGATCAAGCCGAAACCATCCTGACCGAGGTTGCCGGAGTGCCTCTTGTTTCTCCTCATGATATCGCTTTCGGACCGGACGGCCGGCTTTATGTCGCGGACTCCCACATTTGGGAGTGGGAGAAGGAGAACCGGAAAGGCGAAGGCCGGATTTTCGCGATCAATCCGGACGGCAGCGCGGAACTTCTCGTCAATACGGGATGCACATTCCCTTGCGGACTTGTGGTCGAGGCGGATGGGGCCGTCGTCTGGACGGAAGCTTATTCGGACAGGGTTCGTCGCCTGCGCAAGGACGGAAGGATCGAAGACGTCATTCAATTGCCTGAAGGCCACACGCCGCACGGCATCCGCGTCGGCGAGGACGGGACGCTTTGGATCGCTTCCTTCGGTTCCAGTTCGATCGATGAAGTCGCCCCGGACGGAAGCAGCCTGATATCCCATCCAGTCCCTGGCCACCCGATGCATCTCGCATTCGACGGCGACGGTCTCTTGATCGCCGCCTTCCGGGCTGCCGATGCGGACAACATGGTCGGCCAACTGCTGAGGCTCCACACCGGACGGCTGGGCGCTTCGACCGCGCGCGGCGCGATCACATTGCAATGA
- a CDS encoding ABC transporter ATP-binding protein, translated as MADQDPARASRAKVTNLCVALKDGRQIVSNVNFEISPGEILCLIGESGSGKTTVSTALLAHTRTGATIASGHVCVEGIDILSQTPQSLLSVRGKIIAYVAQDPASAFNPAIRILDQMIDVALCHGWDRRTARIRATEILGEVGLPTHDEFLARFPHQVSGGQLQRLGIAIAMLLEPAVLVLDEPTTGLDVATQAVVLKLVRRLCTDHGIGALYVTHDLSVVAAIADRIVVMRDGKIVEEKAAGPFFKAPAHIYSRELLAAAPDVALTGPHRNIRPGGDASARPVLRVVDLAAHYGTISVLAGVTFDVHAGECLAVVGESGSGKSTLSKSIVGQHVQQNGLVELEGIALPARARQRSLQARRELQYVFQSPFSALNPRRTVGESIGAAYDLVEGDRGRRRDAIVEVLSKVGLRADQANLRPDRLSGGERQRVCIARALICKPKVLVCDEITSALDVVVQEAILDLLTRLRDEEGLAMVFVTHNLAVVRNLADRVLVLDKGRTAEIGMTEDVLTRPSHPYTRSLLANTLSISTISQERWGKSAPTAG; from the coding sequence ATGGCGGACCAAGATCCAGCAAGGGCTTCCCGCGCAAAGGTGACCAATCTCTGCGTCGCGCTGAAGGACGGTCGGCAAATTGTCTCAAACGTCAATTTTGAGATCTCGCCCGGCGAAATCCTATGCCTGATTGGAGAATCGGGATCGGGCAAGACGACAGTCAGCACCGCCCTCCTGGCACACACCCGCACCGGCGCAACGATCGCATCCGGTCACGTATGCGTCGAAGGGATCGATATTCTCTCTCAGACACCGCAATCCCTCCTATCGGTTCGCGGAAAGATCATTGCCTATGTTGCGCAGGACCCGGCCTCTGCGTTCAATCCGGCCATCCGTATCCTCGATCAGATGATCGATGTCGCCCTGTGTCACGGCTGGGATCGTAGGACGGCACGAATCCGGGCAACCGAGATCCTCGGTGAAGTTGGCCTTCCCACCCACGACGAATTTCTTGCCCGCTTTCCGCATCAGGTTTCCGGCGGCCAGCTTCAGCGTCTCGGCATAGCCATCGCCATGCTGCTGGAACCAGCGGTACTGGTGCTCGACGAGCCGACGACAGGCCTTGACGTTGCGACCCAGGCAGTCGTGCTGAAGCTCGTGCGCCGGCTTTGCACGGATCATGGCATCGGCGCCCTCTATGTGACGCACGACCTCTCTGTGGTCGCAGCGATAGCCGACCGCATCGTCGTTATGCGCGATGGAAAGATCGTGGAGGAGAAAGCGGCAGGCCCGTTTTTCAAGGCGCCGGCACATATCTATAGCCGCGAGCTCCTGGCCGCCGCCCCGGATGTCGCACTCACCGGACCGCACAGGAACATTCGGCCGGGTGGTGATGCGTCCGCAAGACCAGTGTTGAGGGTCGTTGACCTTGCGGCGCACTACGGCACGATCTCGGTGCTGGCCGGAGTCACTTTCGATGTCCATGCGGGCGAGTGCCTGGCCGTTGTCGGCGAATCGGGTTCGGGAAAAAGCACCCTCTCGAAGAGCATCGTCGGGCAGCACGTGCAACAGAACGGTTTGGTAGAGCTTGAAGGCATCGCCCTGCCAGCACGCGCCCGTCAACGTTCTCTGCAAGCGCGGCGGGAGCTGCAATACGTCTTTCAGTCCCCGTTTTCCGCCTTAAATCCGCGGAGGACGGTCGGCGAGAGCATCGGGGCAGCCTATGACCTCGTTGAAGGCGATCGGGGAAGGCGGCGGGACGCCATTGTTGAAGTGCTGTCGAAAGTCGGGCTTCGCGCGGATCAAGCGAACCTGCGGCCGGATCGCCTTTCCGGTGGCGAACGTCAGCGTGTCTGCATAGCACGCGCGCTGATCTGCAAGCCCAAAGTCCTCGTTTGCGATGAGATCACCTCCGCTCTCGACGTCGTTGTACAGGAAGCCATACTCGATCTCTTGACCAGGCTTCGGGACGAGGAAGGGCTGGCGATGGTTTTCGTCACCCATAATCTGGCGGTCGTCCGCAATCTTGCGGATCGGGTTTTGGTTCTGGACAAGGGCAGGACCGCGGAAATTGGCATGACTGAGGATGTGCTGACACGGCCAAGCCATCCTTACACCCGGTCCCTGCTCGCGAACACGCTGTCTATTTCCACCATTTCGCAGGAACGATGGGGAAAGTCGGCGCCGACTGCCGGATAG
- a CDS encoding MoaF C-terminal domain-containing protein — MNEQVMPQSDNALGLGANFTANKAERSAELAGRKIDLELSNGQDFSFEFVDAEKMRWSSRGAAVKRNETYEAQRVADDLFLIAFQHADDLRTSMSVVADLRSGEVVFIQNVVGEKIGNEPAVIQTVTLGRVADQALQGEKIAQTSDLFGRRAMWIYSEDDVYEHIYLNAEWYAWHCLKGEEYPKADIDPCQMFRLREDIYLLTFSEKVMVMAAGMVLDFSGLRSYCAALGRDPATNEITHFTFGAYGMILSQTNYPEPLVKPAALAP, encoded by the coding sequence ATGAACGAACAGGTAATGCCGCAGTCCGACAATGCCCTCGGCCTTGGTGCGAATTTTACTGCCAACAAAGCTGAGCGCAGCGCCGAGCTTGCCGGGCGAAAGATCGATCTCGAACTGAGCAACGGCCAGGATTTTTCTTTCGAGTTCGTCGATGCGGAGAAGATGCGCTGGAGCTCGCGGGGAGCGGCCGTCAAGCGCAATGAAACCTATGAAGCACAGAGGGTCGCCGATGACCTGTTTCTCATTGCCTTCCAGCATGCGGACGATCTTCGTACATCGATGAGCGTCGTCGCTGATCTCCGTTCCGGCGAAGTCGTCTTCATTCAAAACGTCGTGGGTGAAAAAATCGGCAATGAACCGGCCGTCATTCAGACCGTCACTCTCGGCAGGGTCGCCGACCAGGCGCTGCAGGGGGAAAAGATTGCGCAAACGAGCGATCTGTTTGGTCGTCGCGCGATGTGGATCTACAGCGAGGACGACGTTTACGAACATATATACCTCAACGCCGAATGGTACGCGTGGCACTGCCTCAAAGGTGAGGAATATCCGAAGGCCGACATCGATCCTTGCCAGATGTTCAGGCTGCGGGAAGACATCTATCTCCTCACATTTTCCGAGAAAGTGATGGTCATGGCCGCTGGCATGGTACTGGACTTTTCCGGGCTGCGTTCGTACTGCGCGGCACTCGGACGGGATCCTGCGACGAACGAGATCACCCATTTCACCTTCGGCGCGTACGGAATGATCCTCAGCCAGACAAACTATCCCGAACCGCTTGTGAAACCGGCGGCGCTCGCTCCGTAG
- a CDS encoding MATE family efflux transporter: protein MDQSNNAHRQSWSEHFSGTLRLGLPLIGAQLAQLAINTTDVMIVGRLGAMDLAGIVLSIQYFFVILYFGSGFSIAILPLVAQGIGRGDRDGARRFIRMAVWASLAYSVLVLPLFLFCEPVLLWMGQKPDVVAKAASYLTIMGFGVAPALAFMVLKSFLSVMGRTRIIFYVNLICVVFNAIFGYTFALGHFGFPTYGLKGVAWVAVAVEVLFALCLAIYIALVPECRKFALHKEMLTPNWPALAEVLRHGIPISMMILSEMSLFSVAAVMIGWIDTLQLAAHGVAMQLAAIAFMVPLGLSQAATVRVGLAAGRADRSAIIRTGITALAMAALFALLSGSLLLSQARLLAGFFIDASAPDAGKVVELAIPFITLAGAFQLFDGLQTVAAGLTRGLKDSVVPMTLAIASYWGIGFLGAYVLAFPLGLGGIGIWFGFVAGLGAAAVSLIVRFAILARRPR, encoded by the coding sequence ATGGATCAATCAAACAATGCGCACCGGCAAAGTTGGAGCGAGCACTTTTCCGGAACGCTCCGCCTCGGCCTGCCTCTCATAGGCGCACAATTGGCGCAGCTTGCCATCAATACGACGGATGTCATGATTGTCGGTCGTCTGGGTGCAATGGACCTGGCCGGCATCGTGCTGTCGATCCAATACTTCTTCGTGATCCTGTACTTTGGCTCAGGGTTTTCGATCGCAATCCTGCCGCTCGTCGCCCAAGGCATTGGACGCGGAGACAGGGATGGCGCGCGCCGCTTTATCCGCATGGCAGTATGGGCCTCGCTGGCCTATTCCGTTTTGGTTTTGCCGTTATTTTTGTTTTGCGAGCCCGTCTTGCTCTGGATGGGACAGAAGCCTGACGTGGTCGCGAAGGCTGCGTCCTATCTGACGATCATGGGCTTCGGCGTTGCACCTGCATTGGCGTTCATGGTGCTGAAGTCGTTCTTGAGTGTCATGGGCAGGACACGCATCATCTTCTACGTCAACCTCATATGTGTCGTCTTCAACGCGATCTTTGGCTACACATTTGCGCTTGGCCATTTTGGCTTTCCCACATACGGCCTGAAGGGTGTGGCCTGGGTTGCCGTTGCAGTGGAAGTGCTGTTCGCACTCTGTCTCGCCATTTACATCGCACTTGTTCCGGAGTGCAGGAAATTTGCGCTTCACAAGGAGATGCTCACGCCGAATTGGCCAGCGCTCGCGGAAGTGCTCCGCCACGGCATACCCATCAGCATGATGATCCTGTCGGAAATGAGCCTGTTTTCCGTAGCAGCCGTCATGATCGGCTGGATCGACACACTTCAACTCGCCGCACATGGCGTCGCCATGCAATTGGCCGCCATTGCGTTCATGGTCCCGCTCGGCCTCTCGCAGGCCGCAACCGTCAGAGTTGGATTGGCAGCGGGCCGCGCCGACCGCAGCGCCATCATCAGGACCGGGATCACCGCACTCGCCATGGCAGCGCTATTCGCATTGCTAAGCGGTAGCCTGCTGCTTTCGCAAGCACGGCTTCTCGCGGGATTTTTCATCGATGCATCCGCGCCCGACGCCGGGAAGGTTGTCGAGCTGGCAATACCCTTCATCACGCTTGCGGGCGCCTTTCAACTGTTCGACGGCCTGCAAACGGTCGCGGCGGGTCTCACTCGCGGCCTGAAGGATTCGGTCGTGCCGATGACACTCGCAATCGCCAGCTATTGGGGTATAGGCTTCCTCGGCGCCTACGTCCTCGCATTCCCGCTCGGCTTAGGCGGCATTGGGATATGGTTTGGTTTCGTCGCCGGTCTCGGTGCTGCCGCCGTTTCGCTGATCGTTCGCTTCGCGATACTTGCTCGGCGACCTCGATGA
- a CDS encoding YcxB family protein — protein MSEIPRTSVPKIWPASREPGFHKVFELTLDDHLAIQHTTRQLLPLRPSVLAISFIALFVALITSYDSWRSGNVVRFALVVVATVALCALATVVLIKPARALLRAMYRRGLVKNGGAGVPVEAWVDQEGIRFTANGQTLSCPWPSLRAIEEENGTFYFWMSKTWAHVWPDRIFASAEERQHFRDYILKWSGRPIASPPVLARLGAGGRANLPD, from the coding sequence ATGTCTGAGATTCCCCGCACTTCGGTTCCCAAAATCTGGCCGGCAAGCCGTGAGCCGGGTTTCCATAAGGTGTTTGAACTAACCCTGGATGATCATCTGGCGATTCAGCACACGACGCGCCAGCTACTGCCACTGCGGCCTTCCGTGCTTGCCATCTCGTTCATTGCGCTGTTCGTCGCTCTCATCACAAGCTACGATAGCTGGCGCTCCGGCAACGTGGTGCGGTTTGCCTTGGTGGTCGTCGCGACGGTGGCTCTATGCGCTCTGGCAACGGTCGTCCTGATCAAGCCGGCGCGCGCACTGCTGCGCGCCATGTATCGTCGAGGGCTGGTCAAAAATGGCGGAGCGGGCGTACCGGTCGAGGCATGGGTGGATCAGGAAGGTATCCGCTTTACAGCGAACGGTCAGACGCTGAGCTGCCCGTGGCCGTCGCTCCGCGCGATCGAGGAAGAGAATGGCACTTTTTATTTCTGGATGTCCAAGACATGGGCGCATGTCTGGCCTGATCGCATTTTCGCTTCCGCAGAGGAACGACAGCATTTCCGCGACTATATTTTGAAGTGGTCCGGGCGTCCGATCGCCTCGCCGCCAGTTCTCGCCAGACTCGGCGCTGGCGGGCGGGCCAATCTTCCCGATTGA
- the serA gene encoding phosphoglycerate dehydrogenase: MTRHLSLPRDRISVLLLEGISQSAVDYFSSSGYVNLTHLPKALDDKDLKSHIADAHIIGIRSRTHLTDEIFRSAKKLIAVGCFSVGTNQVDLDAARRRGIPVFNAPYSNTRSVAELVIGEIIMLTRQIFPRSASAHKGGWEKSAVGSREVRGKTLGIVGYGNIGSQLSVLAESMGMIVRYFDPSDKLRHGNSESMATLGELLEISDYVTMHVPETSSTQNMITEAELRRMKKGAIFINNSRGTVVDLEALAKVLKEGHLAGAAVDVFPKEPASNSERFDTPLQGLDNVILTPHIGGSTEEAQERIGREVSRKLVEYSDVGSTLGAVNFPQVQLPPRPNGTRFIHVHENRPGILNNLNTIFSSRGLNIVGEFLQTHGETGYVVIEVEDVGETPDDILDALRQIPGTIRARLVY; the protein is encoded by the coding sequence ATGACCCGACATCTTTCTCTTCCGCGCGATCGGATTTCCGTACTTCTGCTTGAGGGCATCAGTCAGAGCGCCGTGGACTACTTTTCGTCGTCCGGCTACGTCAATCTCACGCATTTGCCGAAGGCTCTGGATGACAAGGATCTCAAAAGTCATATAGCCGATGCGCATATCATTGGAATTCGCTCACGCACACATCTGACAGACGAAATTTTCAGATCCGCCAAAAAGCTTATCGCCGTCGGTTGTTTTTCCGTGGGGACCAATCAGGTCGACCTGGATGCAGCGCGTCGACGCGGAATCCCCGTATTCAACGCTCCTTATTCGAACACGCGCTCGGTTGCAGAGCTTGTGATCGGCGAAATCATCATGCTGACCAGGCAGATTTTCCCGCGTTCAGCATCCGCCCACAAAGGTGGGTGGGAAAAATCGGCCGTAGGCAGTCGTGAGGTGCGCGGGAAAACGCTGGGCATCGTCGGCTACGGCAACATTGGGTCGCAGCTTAGCGTCCTTGCGGAAAGCATGGGCATGATTGTGCGCTATTTCGATCCTTCAGATAAGCTTCGCCACGGCAATTCAGAGTCGATGGCAACGCTCGGCGAGCTTCTCGAAATCTCGGATTATGTGACGATGCATGTTCCGGAAACCAGTTCGACGCAAAACATGATCACTGAAGCCGAACTGCGCAGGATGAAAAAGGGAGCCATTTTCATCAACAATTCGCGCGGGACCGTGGTGGATCTCGAAGCGCTTGCCAAGGTTTTGAAAGAAGGACATCTCGCGGGTGCGGCTGTGGATGTGTTCCCGAAGGAGCCGGCATCAAATAGCGAGCGCTTCGACACGCCGCTGCAGGGTTTGGATAATGTCATTCTCACTCCGCACATCGGCGGGTCGACCGAAGAAGCCCAGGAGCGCATTGGAAGGGAAGTCTCCAGGAAGCTTGTCGAGTATTCCGACGTCGGCTCGACGCTGGGCGCGGTCAATTTTCCCCAGGTTCAATTGCCGCCACGTCCAAATGGAACGCGTTTCATCCATGTTCATGAAAATCGCCCTGGCATCCTGAACAATCTGAATACGATTTTTTCGTCCCGTGGACTGAATATCGTCGGTGAGTTCCTACAGACGCACGGCGAAACGGGTTACGTGGTCATTGAAGTCGAGGACGTTGGCGAGACGCCGGATGACATACTTGACGCGCTTCGCCAGATTCCGGGGACGATACGAGCTCGATTGGTTTACTGA
- a CDS encoding MBL fold metallo-hydrolase, which translates to MDITVELCSYPDLDDRIAIIRAADEVDSVFVRTERFNVLIDTLATPALCARALELLGGHLQDRPLVVVNSHMDWDHFWGNAALRGGVPIVAHAKALERLHDPSSRQTLSDKMQESARFHDVEIIAPNITFAGEEMALHGGDLTLELIHTPGHAPDHVSVWIPEIRVCLAVDAVETPIPEVWSKAPADLHALCSSLQRIRDLKANHVVLAHGQTSAPSVVDENLSYFAALRDRVAELADEHLADPALNERPGLRLQDFVNVPAAMPAETAVFYENCHKSNLRAAVEARKATFAFI; encoded by the coding sequence ATGGATATCACCGTTGAATTGTGTTCTTATCCCGATCTCGACGATCGCATCGCCATTATCAGAGCAGCGGACGAAGTCGACAGCGTCTTCGTCCGCACCGAGAGATTCAACGTTCTGATTGATACGCTGGCGACCCCGGCCCTCTGTGCGAGGGCACTCGAACTGCTTGGCGGTCATTTGCAGGATCGACCGCTCGTTGTCGTCAACTCCCATATGGACTGGGATCATTTCTGGGGCAATGCGGCACTCCGCGGCGGAGTGCCGATCGTCGCGCATGCCAAAGCACTCGAGCGGTTGCATGATCCGTCATCCCGGCAAACTCTCAGCGACAAGATGCAGGAAAGCGCGCGGTTCCATGATGTCGAGATCATCGCACCCAATATCACCTTCGCTGGCGAGGAGATGGCGCTTCATGGCGGGGACCTCACGCTGGAGCTCATTCATACGCCCGGGCACGCTCCCGACCATGTGTCTGTGTGGATTCCCGAGATTCGCGTCTGCCTGGCCGTCGACGCAGTCGAGACGCCGATTCCGGAAGTTTGGAGCAAAGCTCCGGCTGACCTTCATGCGCTTTGCTCATCGTTGCAGCGGATCCGTGATTTGAAGGCAAATCACGTTGTCCTCGCGCACGGCCAAACCTCCGCACCATCCGTCGTGGACGAAAACCTTTCCTACTTCGCAGCATTGCGCGACCGCGTCGCCGAACTAGCTGATGAACACTTGGCTGATCCGGCTCTAAACGAGCGACCCGGCCTACGACTACAGGATTTTGTCAACGTCCCGGCTGCGATGCCGGCGGAGACCGCCGTCTTCTACGAGAACTGCCACAAATCGAACCTTCGCGCGGCTGTCGAAGCGCGAAAAGCCACGTTTGCGTTCATTTAG